A single genomic interval of Selenobaculum gibii harbors:
- a CDS encoding HAD family hydrolase, with the protein MVRLILTDMDGTLLDRHFRMPEGVDETISQLADRGVVFGAASGRQYYSLIKSFEKHVNEMLFVAENGTYVVYKKEEIFSNTLRRDYLNDVLKVAQQFPSLHVLVSGKKKAYYQSTNEVFLRELDKYYKEVQKVDNLLDLSGVDDEFLKVAMYDLDHGAEEKYHSFEHFRGQLQVAVSADCWLDVMNLGATKGAAVKHIQDALGISFEETMVFGDYMNDLEMMSSAYHSYAMENALDEVKKAARFIAPSNDKHGVLVTIKEKVLK; encoded by the coding sequence ATGGTAAGATTAATTTTGACTGATATGGATGGAACTTTGCTTGACCGCCATTTTCGCATGCCAGAGGGCGTAGATGAGACAATTTCCCAATTAGCCGATCGGGGTGTTGTTTTCGGAGCGGCGAGTGGACGTCAATATTATTCACTCATTAAAAGTTTTGAAAAACATGTGAATGAAATGTTATTCGTCGCAGAAAATGGAACTTATGTAGTGTACAAAAAAGAAGAGATTTTTTCAAATACGCTGCGTCGAGATTATTTAAATGATGTTTTAAAAGTGGCTCAGCAATTTCCTAGTTTGCACGTTTTAGTATCAGGCAAGAAAAAAGCATATTATCAATCAACAAATGAAGTTTTCTTAAGAGAATTGGATAAGTACTATAAAGAAGTACAAAAGGTAGATAACTTGCTTGATTTATCAGGGGTAGATGATGAGTTTTTAAAAGTTGCAATGTATGATTTGGACCATGGTGCCGAAGAGAAATATCATTCATTTGAACATTTTCGTGGCCAGCTGCAAGTTGCAGTGAGTGCAGATTGTTGGCTTGATGTGATGAATCTAGGGGCAACGAAAGGTGCTGCGGTAAAGCACATTCAAGATGCGCTTGGAATAAGTTTTGAAGAAACGATGGTTTTTGGCGATTATATGAATGATTTGGAAATGATGAGCAGTGCGTATCACAGCTATGCTATGGAAAATGCTTTAGATGAAGTGAAAAAAGCAGCAAGATTTATTGCACCAAGTAATGACAAGCATGGTGTTCTGGTTACGATTAAAGAAAAAGTATTAAAATAA
- the nirJ2 gene encoding putative heme d1 biosynthesis radical SAM protein NirJ2: protein MIISWNTTNACNMYCDHCYRDAGCKAEEELNTKEAKTLLEQIAKAGFKIMIFSGGEPLMRPDIVELVAYATSLGLRPVFGTNGTLITLDMAQKLKDAGAMGMGISLDSLDKDKHNQFRKFPNAWEGAVQGMRNCRAVGLPFQIHTTIMDWNEAEIEQITDFAVAEGAVAHHFFFLVPTGRAKSIEAESLRAHAYEDTLTRILKKQQEVDIELKPTCAPQFMRIARQMGMKMRFGRGCLAGTSYCIISPRGQVQPCAYLNIPLGDVRETPFDEIWKNNKVLNKLRTLEYKDGCGKCEYKKLCGGCRARAAYYNDGDYMAEEPWCLYHGRAGQ, encoded by the coding sequence ATGATTATTTCTTGGAATACGACAAATGCTTGTAATATGTATTGTGATCATTGTTATCGTGATGCCGGTTGCAAGGCGGAAGAAGAATTAAATACGAAAGAAGCAAAAACGCTTTTGGAACAAATTGCAAAAGCGGGCTTTAAAATTATGATTTTTAGTGGTGGAGAGCCATTAATGCGCCCAGATATTGTTGAATTGGTTGCTTATGCAACTTCGCTTGGGCTTCGACCTGTTTTTGGCACAAACGGTACATTGATTACCCTTGATATGGCGCAGAAATTAAAAGATGCTGGTGCGATGGGAATGGGGATTTCTCTTGATTCTTTAGATAAGGACAAACATAATCAATTTAGAAAATTCCCTAACGCGTGGGAAGGCGCTGTACAAGGTATGCGCAATTGCCGCGCCGTAGGGTTACCTTTTCAAATTCATACGACGATTATGGATTGGAATGAAGCAGAAATTGAGCAGATTACAGATTTTGCTGTAGCAGAAGGCGCTGTAGCGCATCATTTCTTTTTTTTAGTTCCTACAGGCAGGGCGAAATCTATTGAAGCGGAATCGTTAAGAGCACATGCTTATGAAGATACATTAACTCGCATATTGAAAAAACAGCAAGAAGTTGATATTGAATTGAAGCCAACTTGCGCACCACAGTTTATGCGCATTGCTCGTCAAATGGGCATGAAAATGCGATTTGGTCGTGGTTGCTTAGCAGGAACGTCTTATTGTATTATCAGCCCACGTGGACAAGTACAACCTTGTGCTTACTTGAATATCCCATTAGGCGATGTGCGCGAAACTCCATTTGATGAGATTTGGAAAAATAATAAAGTTTTAAATAAGTTACGGACTTTAGAATATAAAGATGGCTGCGGAAAATGTGAATATAAAAAATTATGTGGTGGTTGTCGCGCTAGAGCTGCATATTATAATGATGGGGATTATATGGCAGAGGAACCATGGTGTTTATATCATGGAAGGGCTGGTCAATAA